The DNA window CGGGGTTCACTCCGCCGCCGCCTCCGCCGCCGATGTCGTTCCACGTCGTTCCGTCGTTGGAGTACTGCCACTTGACGGTCGCGTCGTCGAAGCGAAGGCCCGGGTTGTTCGCCGCGCCCTGGTTCGCGTAGATGACGTTGGTTGCCGCAGCCCCGCTGCCGATGGTGAAGTTGTTGTTCGCGTTGGAGAAGGCGGTGATCTTGTCGGGGGTGACCGATCCCGCGGCGATCTGTGCGCCGCCCACCGCGCCTGTCGCTATGGCCGCGTTGTCCACGGCGCCGGGCGCGATCTGGCTGGAGATGATCTGGTCGGTCTGCAGGAAGAAGTCGATCGGCTCGTATCCCCTGAAATACTGCGTGTTCAACGAATAGACCGAGGCGGTTATGCGGATGGGCGGGGTGAGCTCGGCGAAGCCGGAGACGCCGTCGTTGAACCACGACTTGAGGGTGAGGACGCTCGTGGTGTTGAAGATCGCTGGGTCGATGACCTGCATGCCCGGTATGGATGCGCTGCCGAGCAGGACCTGGAATATCCCCTCGTCCACAGGCACCGCGACCGAGCCGGTCGGCTCGGCGCCGTCCAAGCTCGTGCCGTCGTTGCTCCAGAGAGAGGTCCCCGCGCCGTCGACGATGACGAGCTTGAACCTGCCCGTGCCCTCGAAGGGGCGGTCGTCGACGAAGACGCTGCCCTGGTAGGTGAGCACCGGATCCACCGGCGTGGGCGGGGCGGCCCACAGGGTCGCGCTCCAGGCGAGCGCTGCGGCGAGAATCGATGCGGCAACGGCCGATGTCGTCCTCTTCATGACCACCTCCCGGCCCCGCGCGGGGGCCAAGTATCACTTCACCTCGTATCTCCCGTCGGCGCTCGACTGCAGGGTCTCAGCGGTCGGGCTGCCGAGCGTCTGTATAATCTTGTAACGCTCTCCGCCCCTGGAGTAGCTGAAGCCGGAGAGCACGCCAGCGGAGCGGGCGTCGGAGGGGGGCGGCTCGGGGATGACGATCTCATCGGTCACGGTGATGTCTCCGCCGCACGCGGTGATTGCGGCCAGCGCCGCCAGGGCTACGACTGCGAAGACGCCCCTCGCTGTTTTCGTGTCCATGCGCCGCATGATGCCCTCCCTCATCAGAGGCCCCCGCCTGCCATCGTGAGCACCTCTGCCCTGCGCGCCTCGCTCGGCGCCGACACGCTGTCCTCGCCGACGGCGAGCTTGCGGAACTGCGCCTGGCCTCCGGTGCGGGCGAGCTCGCCCTCGATCGCGGCAGCGAGCGCCTCTGCGCGGCGGCCGGCCAGTCCCCTGTTGTACTGCTTCGTTCCCGTTGTATCGGTCCAGCCGCGGACCTCCACGGCGACCGTGCCTTTGCCCGCGGCTATGTGCTCCGCTATGGCCTCGACCACGCCGCGGTCCTCGGGGGAGATCGTAGCGTCGTCGAAGTCGAAGTAGACCTCGCAGAGGAACGTGTAGCGGCCGGGCTCGCCGTCGGCGGCGAGCCTCGTGCACGACGGCGCCTCGTCCAGCGGCCCGATCCTCGCGTGCTCCCTGGGAGCGGGCCTATGCGTGTACGCAAGATTCACGAATCCGGCGTAGCGGGGCATGCCGCCGCCGTGGACGAGGCCGACGGAGCCGCCGCCGCCCACGGAGAGGCCGTTTTCGAACTTGTGCCTTGCGCCCAGCCGCGCCTCTGCGGGCGAGGTGGAGCGGGAGCCGTAGAAGTCGCCGGTCGCGGTCTGGGTCTCGATCTCGGCTATGATCGAGGTGGACTTTGCCACGCGCAGGTTCGCCGCAGCTGCGATCTTGAGCACGTCGCGGAACGAGAAGTCGCCGATCTGCACCTTCTCCCTGGTCTGGAAGGCCACGTTGGCCGCCATGGTGAGCCTGTCAGCGGGCTTTATCTCCACGATGAGGCGGGCCTCGCCGGTGACCCCGCTGTCGCCGAGGAAGTGCGACTCCCTGCCCGTGGGCGCGGTCACCGACGGCATGAAGGCGATGCCGACGGGGTACTCGTCGAGATCGAGGATCCTGAACTTGGCGAAGAGGTTCAAGTCCCCCGCGGAGCCGTACTCGCGGCCCGAGTAGCGGCCCGCAGCGTCCGACCAGGTGTATCTGTAGGTGTAGAAGAGGGGGATGTCGAAGCCCAGCGAAAACCAGTCCACGAATCCCAGCGCGCCGTAGAACCACTGGAAGAGGGGCCCGTCCACCCCGTCCTTCGTGGCGACGCTAGTGGTCCTGCCGGTGCGGCGGACGATCTCGGTCACCATGTCGATGTTGAGCGGCTCGTCGTAGTAGAGGAGCGAGGTGCCCAGCGTGAAGCCGAGCTGCGGCAGGCTGCGAGACTCCTGCACGAAGAAGTAGTTTCCGAGGTCAGCGTTGGGACGGACCCTGAGGAAATTGAAGCGGTCGGCCGCCTGCGCCGGCTTCGCGGTGATAAGGCAGAGGGCGAGGATGCAAACGGACAAGGCAGGCAGGGCGCGCAGCGCCGAAGACCACGGCATCGCAACTGGGTTTTTCATATGAGCCCGCGCCCCCCTTCACGAACTCTAAGCTCCTACTTCTACTGCCTTGCGCGTATCTCGTCAATCGCCGAGTTCGCCTTTGCGACCACCTGTTCGCTCTTTCCCATGGAGGCCAGCTCGAGCAGCCTGCGGCCGCTATCGGGGCCCCCGTATCTCCTCAGTATGTCTATGCCCGCAATGACGATCGAGTCGTCCGCCTCGGACATTATGAGCTGCGAGGCCAGCGAGGCCGCCTCGGCGGGGGAGACCTCACCCATCCTTCTCAGCGCCTCGACCCGCGCCTGCCTGTCCTCGGAGGCGAGGGCCACGGTCTTGAGGAGCCGCAAGACCGGCTCCGCGAAGCGCTCGCCCTGGAAGCGGCCCACGACCGAGACGATCTCGCGCGCCAGCGCCGCGTCCGGCTCCCTCTGCATGAGTGAGAGCAGGGTGTCGAATGCGCGGTCGCCGCCCACGCGGCCGATCGAGCGGATCGCGTGGATCTTCTTCAGAGGCTTCATGACCCCGTAGCGCTGCGCGAGCAGGTCGACCGCCGCGTCGCCGCCGCGGGCGATGAGCGGCTGCATCATCTGCGGCAGGTGCTCGGCCTGCGTGGACTCGAATACGCGCGCAAAGAGCGCTACCTCGGCGGCGTGGGCGTCGGCATAGCCCCTGGCGAGCTCGTCGACCGCTGCCTGGTGGACCGCGCGCGGATGGCTTGCGTCCCGAAGGACCGCTATGAGGATGTCGCGCGCCAGCCGCGAGTTGTCCGCGCCCAGCCCCGCCACGGCCGCGACCCTCATCTCAGGGGCGCTCTCCGGGGCCGAGAGGATGCGGCCGAACTCTAGGGCCGTCTCCTCGGTACCCTTTCTGCCGAGCGCGCGGGCGGCCTCAGTGCGCAGCTGCGGGTCGGACTCAAGCACGTCGTACAGCATGGGGATCGCGCCGTCGGCTTCGATGGCGCCGAGCGCGGCCAC is part of the Pseudomonadota bacterium genome and encodes:
- a CDS encoding OmpA family protein; amino-acid sequence: MKNPVAMPWSSALRALPALSVCILALCLITAKPAQAADRFNFLRVRPNADLGNYFFVQESRSLPQLGFTLGTSLLYYDEPLNIDMVTEIVRRTGRTTSVATKDGVDGPLFQWFYGALGFVDWFSLGFDIPLFYTYRYTWSDAAGRYSGREYGSAGDLNLFAKFRILDLDEYPVGIAFMPSVTAPTGRESHFLGDSGVTGEARLIVEIKPADRLTMAANVAFQTREKVQIGDFSFRDVLKIAAAANLRVAKSTSIIAEIETQTATGDFYGSRSTSPAEARLGARHKFENGLSVGGGGSVGLVHGGGMPRYAGFVNLAYTHRPAPREHARIGPLDEAPSCTRLAADGEPGRYTFLCEVYFDFDDATISPEDRGVVEAIAEHIAAGKGTVAVEVRGWTDTTGTKQYNRGLAGRRAEALAAAIEGELARTGGQAQFRKLAVGEDSVSAPSEARRAEVLTMAGGGL
- a CDS encoding HEAT repeat domain-containing protein — protein: MNSQLVTLFASLALVLTSCTGAPGTGAEAGSPAGAESTLQARRSYSAAARRFVSDLEARLDSREEEALEEEAAQEAHDEERVVRGAVDTTLGVILSLDPAKDRDEIADLGSDLSRMGPIALDTVIRMLDEARPAQQRQALVRALASFKGERAAQALYRHAVGGDAKLSDEARDALARGEALKDRAAREAVRASAAQDARGADAGAGYKRGAVSVLGALGGEDALSEIGSVLRSSGDPEARREAVAALGAIEADGAIPMLYDVLESDPQLRTEAARALGRKGTEETALEFGRILSAPESAPEMRVAAVAGLGADNSRLARDILIAVLRDASHPRAVHQAAVDELARGYADAHAAEVALFARVFESTQAEHLPQMMQPLIARGGDAAVDLLAQRYGVMKPLKKIHAIRSIGRVGGDRAFDTLLSLMQREPDAALAREIVSVVGRFQGERFAEPVLRLLKTVALASEDRQARVEALRRMGEVSPAEAASLASQLIMSEADDSIVIAGIDILRRYGGPDSGRRLLELASMGKSEQVVAKANSAIDEIRARQ